One window of Chamaesiphon minutus PCC 6605 genomic DNA carries:
- a CDS encoding phosphatase PAP2 family protein produces the protein MHYFRTNRQKLIDSLQQHGLWLVIYLSILAIVAWLCSEVWEKEAFSFDRSFLLWLHQFANPQLDRLMLFFTALGDPPTVVAIFVLTIAWLIFKQRYSDVIKFAIVCVGGVIINQEMKLFFAKPRPELWQRLITDMTYSFPSGHATGSMVVYGFLAYILAKQWLKYQIYIYAIASMVIVSIGFSRLYLGVHYPTDIIAGYGIGFLWLATCLRLDFRFRR, from the coding sequence ATGCATTATTTTCGCACTAATCGTCAAAAGTTAATCGATAGCTTGCAGCAGCATGGCTTATGGTTGGTTATCTATTTATCGATCTTAGCGATCGTTGCTTGGCTATGTAGTGAGGTATGGGAAAAAGAAGCTTTTAGCTTCGATCGATCTTTCTTATTATGGCTTCATCAATTTGCCAATCCTCAACTCGATCGGCTGATGTTATTTTTTACGGCTTTGGGCGATCCACCCACTGTAGTGGCAATTTTTGTTTTGACGATTGCATGGCTGATATTCAAGCAGCGATATTCTGATGTAATTAAATTTGCGATCGTTTGCGTGGGTGGTGTGATTATCAACCAGGAAATGAAGTTATTTTTTGCCAAACCGCGTCCCGAATTATGGCAGAGGTTGATAACAGATATGACGTATTCTTTTCCTAGCGGTCATGCCACAGGTTCGATGGTGGTGTATGGTTTTCTTGCTTATATATTAGCTAAACAATGGTTGAAGTATCAGATATATATTTACGCGATCGCGAGTATGGTAATTGTCTCGATCGGCTTTAGTCGCTTGTATTTAGGGGTGCATTATCCGACGGATATTATTGCTGGTTATGGCATCGGATTTTTGTGGCTGGCTACTTGTTTGAGGTTGGATTTTCGATTTAGGAGATAA
- the cydB gene encoding cytochrome d ubiquinol oxidase subunit II, whose protein sequence is MDALLHFLPQVWFVILGLFLFLYVMLDGFDLGVGILSLTSSDEERRGLLMTSLGNIWDANETWLVVMAGALFGAFPLAYNTILTALYIPIFMMIFGLVFRAVAFEFREHSNNKLFWNYAFGLGSFLAALGQGFALGSTLEGITVDAAGHFAGSTWDWLDWRSILVALTLIQGYVLIGSTYLILKTEGELQKTHYKTAKLATITTFIGAVLITIVTPVFYETTRVRLFSAPTIYVFAAIPLLGVLLVYLLIRSIDKQEEKTPFIWTILLFFLSFVGLGLIIFPYVIPTQVTIYQAAASPSALVFMLTFIGVLIPIMIFYNIYNYVVFRGKVVTGVEYK, encoded by the coding sequence ATGGACGCATTATTACATTTTCTGCCGCAAGTTTGGTTTGTGATTTTGGGCTTGTTTTTGTTCTTATATGTGATGTTAGACGGGTTCGATTTGGGTGTAGGCATCCTCTCGCTCACTAGCTCCGATGAAGAACGGCGCGGCCTATTGATGACTAGTTTGGGAAATATTTGGGATGCCAATGAAACCTGGTTAGTCGTGATGGCTGGTGCCTTATTTGGGGCATTTCCACTAGCATACAATACAATTCTTACGGCCTTATATATCCCCATCTTCATGATGATTTTTGGGCTAGTTTTTCGGGCAGTAGCATTTGAGTTTCGCGAACATTCTAATAATAAATTGTTCTGGAATTATGCCTTCGGCCTGGGTAGTTTTTTAGCTGCTTTAGGTCAAGGATTCGCACTCGGTAGTACGCTCGAAGGAATTACGGTCGATGCTGCGGGTCATTTTGCTGGTTCGACTTGGGATTGGTTAGATTGGCGATCGATTCTCGTGGCTTTGACTCTGATTCAAGGTTATGTCTTAATCGGCTCTACCTATCTGATCTTGAAAACTGAAGGGGAATTGCAAAAAACTCACTACAAAACCGCCAAACTCGCGACCATCACTACATTTATCGGTGCAGTTTTAATTACGATTGTGACGCCAGTCTTTTATGAAACAACGCGGGTGCGATTATTTTCAGCACCGACGATCTACGTATTTGCAGCGATTCCACTCCTAGGAGTGTTATTAGTTTACCTGTTGATTAGAAGTATCGATAAGCAAGAAGAAAAAACTCCTTTTATCTGGACAATTTTGCTTTTCTTCCTCAGCTTTGTCGGGTTAGGGCTAATTATATTTCCCTATGTGATTCCAACACAAGTTACGATTTACCAGGCTGCGGCTTCGCCAAGTGCGTTGGTATTCATGCTGACTTTTATTGGGGTACTAATTCCGATTATGATCTTCTACAACATCTACAATTATGTGGTGTTTCGGGGTAAAGTCGTTACTGGGGTCGAGTATAAGTAG